In a single window of the Jaculus jaculus isolate mJacJac1 chromosome 9, mJacJac1.mat.Y.cur, whole genome shotgun sequence genome:
- the LOC123463455 gene encoding fatty acid synthase-like isoform X3 yields the protein MVPPRGPGVVPTVIPTVAKHARTTASVRGSHDPGVWRPLPLGRRAMEEVVIAGMAGKLPESENLQEFWDNLIGGVDMITDDDRRWKAGIYGLPRRSGKLKDLSKFDATFFGVHPKQAHTMDPQLRLLLEVAYEAIVDGGINPASLRGTNTGVWVGVSGSEAAEALSRDPETLLGYSMVGCQRAMMANRLSFFFDFKGPSIALDSACSSSLLALQNAFQAIRSGECPAAIVGGINVLLKPNTSVQFMKLGMLSPEGACKAFDVSGNGYCRAEAVVAVLLTKKSMAQRIYATILNAGTNTDGFKEQGVTFPSGEAQEELIRSLYQPAGLCPESLEYIEAHGTGTKVGDPQEVNGIVRALCTSRHDPLLIGSTKSNMGHSEPASGLSALVKVLLSLEHGVWAPNLHFHDPNPEIPGLQNGQLKVVDQPLPVRGGNVAINSFGFGGSNVHVILQPNTQQPSAPAPHHALPRLLQACGRTEEAVQSLLEHGRQHSRNLTFVGMLNNISATSTSTMPFRGYTVLGVEGSVQEVQQVSASKRPLWFICSGMGTQWCRMGLSLMRLGSFRESILRSDDAVKPLGLKVSDLLLSTDENTFDDIVHAFVSLTAIQIALIDLLTSVGLKPDGIIGHSLGEVACGYADGCLSQREAVLAAYWRGQCIKEANLPPGTMAAVGLSWEECKQRCPPGVVPACHNSEDTVTISGPQATVSEFVEQLKQEGVFAKEVRTGGLAFHSYFMEGIAPTLLKALKKVIVEPRPRSSRWLSTSIPEAQWHSSLARTSSAEYNVNNLVSPVLFQEALWHIPEHAVVLEIAPHALLQAVLRRGVKPSCTIIPLMKKDQKDNLEFFLTHLGKVHLTGIDVNPDALFPPVELPAPRGTPLISPHIKWDHSQTWDVPAAGDFPNGSNSSSATVYNIDASPESADHYLVDHYIDGRVIFPATGYLCLVWKTLARSLGLSPEQMPVVFEDVTLHQATILPKTGTVPLEVRLLEASRAFEVSENGNLIVSGKVYQWEEPDAKVLTSEDPCSIDPAPVSHLTREDVYKELRLRGYSYGPHFQGILEASLEGECGKLLWKDNWVTFLDAMLQVSVLSSSQRTLRLPTRVTSIYIDPVAHLQKVYKLQGETQVVDVTTNLALGCTVAGGVRISQLHVTAVPRRQQEHLVPTLEKFSFTPYMETGCLSEDATLQLNGNLQLELGRTRALLAEDPLVCGLLNSQALKACVDTALENLPSLKMKVGEVLAAEGHLYSRIPALLNTQPMLQLDYTATDRSPQVLEGVQAKLQQHHVTQGQWDPVDPAPGNLGVFDLLVCNCAVAALGDAALALGNMAAALKEGGFLLLHTVLKGHTLGETLACLPSELQPGPSLLSQEEWESLFSRAALHLVGLKKSFYGSALFLCRRAVPQDSPIFFPVEDTSFQWVDSLKNVLASSSSRPVWLTATDCPTSGVVGLVTCLRREPGGQRIRCILLSNLSSGSPIPKMDPGSAELQKVLQGDLVMNVYRDGAWGAFRHFPLEQDKPEEQTAHAFVSVLTRGDLASIRWVCSPLRHAQPSSPEMQLCSVYYASLNFKDIMLATGKLPPEDIPGKRAVQDCTLGMEFSGRDSRGQRVMGLVPAEGLATSVMVTSDFLWDVPSNWTLEEAASVPVVYTTAYYALLVRGRMRRGESVLIHSGSGGVGQAAITIALSLGCRVFTTVGSAEKRAYLQARFPQLDDTSFANSRDTSFEQHVLRHTGGKGVNLVLNSLAEEKLQASVRCLAQHGRFLEIGKFDLSNNHPLGMGIFLKNVTFHGILLDTLFKHGDADWQEVSALLKAGIREGVVQPLKCTVFPKAQVEDAFRYMAQGKHIGKVLVQVCEEEPEAVVSGVQPTLMSAISKTFCPAHKSYIITGGLGGFGLELAQWLVWRGARKLVLTSRSGIRTGYQAKQVREWRRQGVHVLVSTSNVSSLEGARALIAEATQLGPVGGVFNLAMVLRDAMMENQTPESFQDVNKPKYRGTLNLDRVTREACPELDYFVAFSSVSCGRGNAGQTNYGFANSTMERICEQRRHDGLPGLAVQWGAIGDVGIILEAMGTNDTVIGGTLPQRIASCLEVLDLFLNQPHAVLSSFVLAEKKAVAHHDGEGQRDLVKAVAHILGIRDLTGVNLDSSLADLGLDSLMGVEVRQTLEREHDLVLPMREVRQLTLRKLQELSSRTSPAGEPTAPSSKGNHLAPKEALLNLSTLLVNPEGPTLTKLNTVQSSERPLFLVHPIEGSTTVFLSLASKLSVPTYGLQCTRAAPLDSIPSLAAYYIDCIKQVQPEGPYRLAGYSYGACVAFEMCSQLQAQQGLAPAHNSLFLFDGSHTYVVAYTQSYRAKMTPGCEAEAEAEAICYFIKQFIDAEHKKVLQDLLQLKTLEERVAVAVDLISKSHHSLDRRELSFAAQSFYHKLRAADQYKPKAKYHGNVTLLRAKTGGTYGDDLGADYNLSQVCDGKVSVHIIEGDHRTLLEGSGLESIISIIHSSLAEPRVSVREG from the exons AGAAGAGCCATGGAGGAGGTGGTGATTGCCGGCATGGCCGGGAAGCTACCGGAGTCAGAGAACCTGCAGGAGTTTTGGGACAACCTCATAGGTGGTGTGGACATGATCACAGATGATGACCGACGGTGGAAGGCTG GAATCTATGGACTACCCAGGCGGTCTGGCAAGTTGAAGGACCTGTCCAAGTTCGATGCCACCTTCTTTGGGGTCCACCCAAAGCAGGCACACACAATGGACCCCCAGCTCCGCCTGCTGTTGGAAGTTGCCTATGAGGCTATTGTGGACGGAG GCATCAACCCAGCCTCACTGCGAGGAACAAACACTGGTGtctgggtgggtgtgagtggctcCGAAGCAGCAGAGGCCCTGAGTCGAGACCCCGAGACACTCTTGGGCTACAGCATGGTGGGCTGCCAGCGTGCAATGATGGCCAACCGGCTCTCCTTCTTCTTCGACTTTAAAG GGCCCAGCATTGCCCTAGACTCAGCCTGCTCCTCCAGCCTGCTAGCACTACAGAACGCCTTCCAGGCCATCCGCAGCGGGGAGTGCCCTGCTGCCATTGTGGGTGGCATCAACGTGCTGCTGAAGCCCAACACCTCTGTGCAATTCATGAAGCTGGGCATGCTTAGCCCTGAAGGTGCCTGCAAGGCCTTCGATGTGTCAG GGAACGGGTACTGCCGTGCTGAAGCAGTGGTGGCCGTCCTGCTGACCAAGAAGTCCATGGCCCAGCGGATCTATGCCACTATATTGAATGCTGGTACCAACACGGACGGCTTCAAAGAGCAAG GCGTGACCTTTCCCTCTGGAGAGGCCCAGGAAGAACTCATCCGCTCCCTGTACCAGCCAGCTGGGCTGTGTCCTGAATCCCTTGAGTACATTGAAGCCCATGGCACAGGCACCAAG GTGGGCGACCCCCAGGAAGTCAACGGTATTGTACGAGCCCTGTGCACCTCCCGCCATGACCCTTTGTTGATTGGATCCACCAAGTCCAACATGGGACACTCTGAACCTGCCTCTGGGCTCTCAGCCCTGGTGAAG GTGCTGCTGTCTTTGGAGCATGGGGTTTGGGCCCCCAACTTGCACTTTCACGACCCCAACCCCGAGATCCCAGGACTGCAGAATGGACAGCTGAAGGTGGTGGACCAGCCCCTGCCAGTCCGCGGTGGTAACGTGGCCATCaactcctttggctttggaggttcCAATGTGCACGTCATCCTTCAGCCCAACACACAGCAGCCTTCTGCACCTGCCCCCCACCACGCCCTGCCCCGACTGCTGCAGGCTTGTGGGCGCACCGAGGAGGCTGTGCAGAGCCTGCTGGAGCACGGCCGGCAGCACAGCCGGAACTTGACCTTCGTGGGCATGCTCAACAACATCTCAGCCACCTCCACCTCGACCATGCCCTTTAGGGGCTACACGGTGCTGGGTGTTGAAGGCAGCGTCCAGGAGGTGCAGCAGGTGTCTGCCAGCAAGCGCCCGCTCTGGTTCATCTGCTCAG GGATGGGTACACAGTGGTGCAGGATGGGGTTGAGCCTCATGCGCCTGGGCAGCTTCCGCGAGTCCATTTTGCGCTCTGACGACGCTGTGAAGCCACTGGGCCTGAAGGTTTCGGACTTGCTGCTGAGCACCGATGAGAACACCTTTGATGACATCGTGCATGCCTTTGTGAGCCTCACAGCTATCCAG ATTGCGCTCATAGACTTGCTGACCTCTGTGGGCCTGAAACCTGACGGCATCATCGGCCACTCCCTAGGGGAAGTGGCCTGTGGCTATGCAGATGGCTGTCTGTCCCAGAGGGAGGCTGTGCTTGCAGCTTACTGGAGAGGCCAGTGCATCAAGGAGGCCAACCTGCCACCTGGCACCATGGCGGCTGTTG GCTTGTCCTGGGAGGAGTGTAAGCAGCGCTGCCCCCCCGGCGTTGTGCCCGCCTGCCACAATTCCGAAGACACGGTGACCATCTCCGGACCTCAG GCCACAGTGAGTGAGTTCGTGGagcagctgaagcaggagggagTGTTTGCCAAAGAGGTGCGGACAGGCGGTCTAGCCTTCCACTCCTACTTCATGGAGGGCATCGCCCCCACACTGCTGAAGGCTCTCAAGAAG GTGATCGTGGAGCCGCGGCCACGCTCTTCCCGTTGGCTCAGCACCTCCATCCCTGAGGCACAGTGGCACAGCAGCCTGGCCCGCACGTCCTCGGCGGAGTACAATGTGAACAACCTGGTGAGCCCTGTGCTCTTCCAGGAAGCTCTGTGGCACATCCCTGAGCATGCCGTGGTGCTAGAGATCGCACCCCATGCACTGCTGCAG GCCGTCTTGAGGCGGGGTGTGAAGCCCAGCTGCACCATCATCCCCCTGATGAAGAAGGACCAGAAGGACAACCTGGAGTTCTTCCTCACCCACCTGGGCAAGGTGCATCTCACAGG TATTGATGTCAACCCTGATGCCTTGTTCCCGCCTGTGGAGCTCCCGGCTCCCCGAGGGACCCCCCTCATCTCCCCTCACATCAAGTGGGACCACAGCCAGACCTGGGATGTTCCAGCTGCCGGAGACTTCCCCAACGGCTCCAACTCCTCCTCTGCCACAGTGTACAACATAG ACGCCAGTCCCGAGTCTGCTGATCACTATCTGGTGGACCATTACATCGATGGGCGGGTGATCTTCCCCGCCACTGGATAcctgtgcctggtgtggaagACACTAGCCCGCAGCTTGGGCCTGTCCCCGGAGCAGATGCCCGTGGTGTTTGAGGATGTGACACTGCATCAGGCCACCATACTGCCCAAGACAG GGACAGTGCCCCTGGAAGTGCGGCTGCTGGAGGCCTCCCGTGCCTTCGAGGTTTCTGAGAATGGCAACCTGATAGTGAGTG GGAAGGTGTACCAGTGGGAGGAGCCCGATGCAAAGGTTCTGACATCAGAAGACCCGTGCTCCATCGACCCTGCGCCTGTCTCCCACCTGACCCGGGAAGACGTGTACAAGGAGCTGCGGCTGCGTGGCTACAGTTACGGTCCTCACTTCCAGGGCATCCTGGAGGCCAGCCTCGAAG GTGAATGCGGCAAGCTGCTGTGGAAGGACAACTGGGTGACCTTTCTGGATGCAATGCTACAGGTGTCCGTTCTCAGCAGCAGCCAGCGTACTCTGCGTCTACCCACCCGGGTCACTTCTATCTATATTGACCCAGTGGCCCACCTGCAGAAGGTCTACAAGCTACAGGGGGAGACTCAAG TGGTTGACGTGACAACAAACCTCGCTCTGGGCTGCACGGTGGCTGGTGGTGTCCGGATCTCACAACTCCACGTGACCGCAGTCCCACGGCGGCAGCAGGAACACCTGGTGCCCACCCTGGAGAAGTTCTCTTTCACCCCCTACATGGAGACGGGTTGCCTGTCTGAGGATGCCACCCTGCAG CTCAATGGAAACCTGCAGCTCGAGCTGGGCCGGACACGGGCCCTGTTAGCCGAGGACCCCCTGGTCTGCGGCCTCCTCAACTCCCAGGCCCTCAAGGCCTGTGTGGACACAGCCCTAGAGAACCTACCCAGCCTCAAGATGAAGGTGGGGGAG GTGCTGGCTGCTGAGGGTCACCTGTATTCCCGCATCCCTGCTCTGCTCAACACCCAGCCCATGCTGCAGCTCGACTACACGGCCACCGACCGCAGCCCCCAGGTCCTGGAGGGCGTCCAGGCCAAACTGCAGCAGCACCATGTCACCCAGGGCCAGTGGGACCCTGTCGACCCTGCCCCTGGCAACCTGGGCGTGTTTGACCTCCTGGTGTGTAACTGTGCAGTGGCAGCCCTGGGTGATGCAGCCCTGGCCCTGGGCAACATGGCAGCTGCCCTCAAAGAGGGAGGCTTCCTGCTGTTGCACACAGTGCTCAAAGGGCACACCCTTGGAGAGACCTTGGCCTGCCTCCCCTCAGAGCTGCAGCCCGGACCCAGCCTCCTGAGCCAG GAAGAGTGGGAGAGCCTGTTCTCGAGAGCGGCACTGCACCTGGTGGGCCTGAAGAAGTCATTCTACGGCTCTGCGCTCTTTCTGTGTCGTCGGGCCGTCCCACAGGACAGCCCCATCTTCTTCCCTGTGGAGGACACCAGCTTCCAGTGGGTGGACTCTCTGAAG AACGTTCTGGCTTCGTCATCTTCCCGGCCTGTGTGGCTGACAGCCACAGACTGCCCCACTTCTGGTGTGGTGGGCTTGGTGACCTGTCTCCGCAGAGAGCCTGGTGGGCAGCGGATTCG ATGCATCCTGCTGTCCAACCTCAGCAGTGGCTCTCCCATCCCCAAGATGGACCCTGGCTCTGCAGAGCTGCAGAAGGTGCTGCAGGGGGATCTCGTGATGAACGTGTACCGGGACGGGGCCTGGGGGGCCTTCCGCCATTTCCCGCTGGAGCAGG ACAAGCCCGAGGAGCAGACAGCACATGCCTTCGTAAGTGTCCTCACCCGAGGGGACCTTGCCTCCATCCGTTGGGTCTGCTCTCCCCTGAGACACGCACAGCCCAGCAGCCCTGAAATGCAGCTCTGCTCTGTCTACTATGCTTCACTCAACTTCAAAGACATCATGCTTGCCACGGGCAAGCTGCCCCCTGAGGACATCCCAG GGAAACGGGCTGTCCAGGACTGCACGCTTGGCATGGAGTTCTCAGGCCGAGACAGCAGAGGCCAGCGTGTGATGGGTTTGGTGCCTGCGGAAGGCCTAGCCACCTCGGTTATGGTGACATCAGACTTCCTCTGGGACGTGCCTTCCAACTG GACCCTGGAGGAGGCAGCCTCTGTACCTGTTGTCTACACCACTGCCTACTATGCCCTACTAGTGCGTGGGCGTATGCGGCGTGGGGAATCTGTGCTCATCCACTCAGGCTCAGGTGGCGTGGGTCAGGCTGCCATCACCATCGCCCTCAGCCTGGGCTGCCGTGTCTTCACCACCGTGG GCTCGGCTGAGAAGCGGGCATACCTCCAGGCCAGGTTCCCCCAACTAGATGACACCAGCTTTGCAAACTCACGGGACACATCGTTCGAGCAGCATGTGCTGCGGCACACGGGTGGCAAGG GTGTCAACCTGGTCCTCAACTCTCTGGCGGAAGAGAAGCTCCAAGCCAGTGTGAGGTGTCTAGCGCAGCACGGCCGCTTCCTGGAGATAGGCAAATTTGATCTTTCCAATAACCACCCACTGG GCATGGGCATCTTTCTGAAGAACGTCACCTTCCATGGCATCCTACTGGATACTCTCTTTAAGCATGGCGACGCTGACTGGCAGGAGGTGTCGGCATTGCTGAAAGCTGGCATCCGTGAGGGCGTCGTGCAGCCCCTCAAGTGCACTGTGTTCCCCAAGGCCCAGGTGGAGGACGCCTTCCGCTACATGGCCCAGGGAAAGCACATTGGCAAAGTCCTTGTGCAG GTGTGTGAGGAGGAGCCAGAGGCTGTGGTGTCTGGGGTTCAGCCTACCCTGATGTCTGCCATCTCCAAGACCTTCTGCCCTGCTCACAAAAGCTACATCATCACTGGTGGTCTGGGTGGTTTTGGCCTTGAGCTGGCCCAGTGGCTCGTGTGGCGGGGGGCCCGGAAGCTCGTGTTGACCTCCCGCTCTGGAATCCGCACAG GCTACCAGGCCAAGCAGGTCCGAGAGTGGAGGCGCCAGGGTGTGCACGTGCTGGTTTCCACCAGCAATGTCAGCTCTCTGGAGGGAGCCCGCGCCCTCATTGCCGAGGCCACACAGCTTGGGCCTGTGGGAGGAGTCTTCAACCTGGCCATG GTCTTGAGAGACGCCATGATGGAGAACCAGACCCCAGAGTCCTTCCAGGATGTCAACAAGCCCAAATACCGTGGCACCCTGAACCTGGACAG GGTGACCCGCGAAGCCTGCCCTGAGCTGGACTATTTTGTGGCCTTCTCCTCTGTGAGCTGTGGGCGCGGTAACGCCGGTCAGACCAACTACGGCTTCGCCAACTCCACCATGGAGCGCATATGCGAGCAGCGCCGGCACGATGGCCTCCCAG GCCTCGCCGTGCAGTGGGGAGCCATCGGTGATGTGGGCATCATCCTGGAGGCAATGGGCACCAATGACACAGTCATCGGCGGCACGCTGCCACAACGCATTGCTTCCTGCTTGGAGGTGCTGGACCTCTTCCTGAACCAGCCCCATGCCGTCCTGAGCAGCTTTGTGCTGGCCGAGAAGAAGGCAGTGGCCCACCATGATGGGGAAGGCCAGCGGGACCTAGTGAAAGCCGTGGCACACATTCTGG GCATCCGTGACCTGACAGGTGTCAACCTGGACAGCTCCTTGGCAGACCTGGGCCTGGACTCGCTCATGGGTGTGGAGGTGCGCCAGACCCTGGAGCGGGAGCACGACCTAGTGCTGCCCATGCGCGAGGTGCGGCAGCTCACACTGCGGAAGCTGCAGGAGCTGTCCTCCAGAACCAGCCCGGCTGGTG AGCCGACGGCCCCCAGCTCCAAGGGGAACCACCTAGCCCCGAAGGAGGCCCTGCTGAACCTGAGCACCCTGTTGGTGAACCCTGAGGGCCCCACCCTGACAAAGCTCAATACGGTGCAGAGCTCTGAGCGCCCTCTGTTCTTGGTGCACCCCATTGAGGGCTCCACCACTGTGTTCCTCAGCCTGGCTTCCAAGCTCAGTGTGCCCACCTATGGCTTGCAGTGCACCCGAG CGGCACCGCTGGACAGCATCCCAAGCCTGGCCGCCTATTACATCGACTGCATCAAGCAAGTGCAGCCCGAGGGTCCCTACCGCCTGGCCGGCTACTCCTATGGGGCCTGTGTGGCCTTTGAGATGTGCTCCCAGTTGCAGGCCCAGCAGGGCCTTGCCCCCGCCCACAACAGCCTCTTCCTGTTTGACGGCTCTCACACCTATGTGGTGGCCTACACCCAG AGCTATCGAGCAAAGATGACCCCAGGATGTGAGGCCGAGGCCGAGGCCGAAGCCATCTGCTACTTCATCAAGCAGTTCATTGATGCAGAGCACAAGAAG GTGCTGCAGGACCTCCTGCAGCTCAAGACCCTGGAGGAACGTGTGGCTGTTGCCGTTGATCTCATCTCCAAGAGCCACCACAGCCTGGACCGCCGTGAGCTGAGCTTTGCAGCCCAGTCCTTCTACCACAAGCTGCGGGCGGCTGACCAGTATAAGCCCAAGGCCAAGTACCATGGCAACGTGACACTGCTTCGTGCCAAGACAGGTGGCACCTATGGCGATGACCTAGGTGCTGACTACAACCTCTCCCAGGTGTGCGATGGGAAGGTGTCTGTGCACATCATTGAGGGTGATCACCGCACCCTGTTGGAGGGCAGTGGCCTAGAGTCCATCATTAGTATCATTCACAGCTCCCTAGCTGAACCCCGAGTGAGTGTGCGGGAGGGCTAG